GTCAGCATAGAACCTCGTCCTTACAAATATACAAACGCAAAATGTCATATTTTGTCGCTGCAATGGATGTATATTTTATGGTGATACGGAAAACATCGAAGGCAGGGCATATATGGAAAACGACATCTTAAAAACCAGCTACCCTAACGGAAATCCGAAACTTGAATGTCCAATAGTAGATGGCAAAAGAAATGGACTCTGCATTCTCTACTATGAAAATGGGAATATTTGCCGCAAGGCGATGTTTAAGGATGATTTGCTTGATGGAGTTGAAGAAACTTACCACGATAACGGAATGCTACGCTGCAAAATTTTATTTCAACAAGGTCGCCCCGTAAATGGAAACGTTGTTGTTTTTGATGAAAAAGGGAAACCTGCTTTAACTGAATTTTGGTCAAATTGTCGATGCAAAGCGTTTGATTCTCAAGATAGATTAATTCTTGAATACGGGCTTTTCAGCACTAGCTATGAAGGCTTATACAAAAGTTATTTCCCAAATGGCAACATCAAGGTTTCTTGCGAATACAGCCAAGGCAAAATAGAAGGCTCATATAAGTCTTTTTATGAAAATGGATGCGTTCGAGAAGAAGTGTTTTTTAGGAACGGTATGCGGGATGGTTTAGAAAAGAGATTTTATGACACAGGCGATATAATGTTTGAAACGCCATATACGAACGACAAAATCGAAGGAATACAAAAGAAATACAACAGAAACGGGCATCTTATTTACGAATGTCCTTACAAGAACAACGAGAAACATGGTACAGAAAAATTCTTCTATGATAACGGAAGAATTCGGATTGAAACACAACTAAAAAACGGAAGGCCTGAAGGATTTGAACGAGAATACTACGAAAGTGGCGCACTAAATTGGACTTCCTCTTTCAAATACGGACATAGGGATGGATTACAAAACGAGTTTTACGAAAGTGGAGCCTTAAAACGGAGTCGTTTTTTCAAAAACGGTTTAATGTATGGCCACGAATACACCTATACAGAAAGTGGGACCACTATTCTCGATTGTACTTATTATGCAGGTGCGTTAATTGGAGACGAAAAGCAGTTTTATGAAAACGGGCAACTCCGGACATGCCGTCCATACAACTACGGTGTCGTTGCTGATGGAATTGTCGAGGTTTATAGCGAGAATGGAAACGTCCTAGAACAGGAACATTGGGAAAATGGTCTTTGCTCGGTCTTTTTTGAAAATGGGAGCTTAAAAAAAATATTCGGCCTGAAAAATGGTGTTTATGCGGGAGTTTTCAAAGGATACTTTGAAAGTGGACAACTTGCTCGCGAGTGTTTCTTTAAGGGAGGCTCTCTTGAAGGAGAACGGAAGGACTACTTTGAAAACGGGAATTTAGCATTTGAATGCACATTCAAGGACGGCAAAAAACATGGTCTGCTGCATGTCTATTACGAAAAAGGAGGCCTTAAGGAAGAAAGCCTGTTTTTAGACGATCTTATTCTTGGCCCGTCAAAAACATATTATGAGGACGGAACACTGGCGCAAGAAACTTTCTTTGGCAAATATGGTCTTGAGGACGGCGCAGAACATTCTTATTATAGAAGCGGAACCATGCGAAGCGAGACCTTTTATATTCACGGAAAAAAGGATGGCATTGAAAAATATTTCTTTGAATCCGGAGCCATGATGAGCGAAACTCCTTATCGTAATGGTGTTCCAGAAGGTATTGCGAAAGAATATAAAGAAGACGGGACTCTAGAAAAAGAGATCCCTTATGAAAATGGCGTCAAGCAAGGCTTTGAAAAGACTTTCTCTGCCAACGGAGCTGTCGTAAGATCAACAATGTATATTGACGGTGATGCTTGTGGCTCTCATATTACACAGTATTACGATGACGGCTCTGTATGTCGCGAAGTTGACATGAATGGTTTCTTACCTGACGGGATGGAGTTCGTCTATCACGAAAACGGAGCATTACAATCCAAATCACAATATAAGAATGGACAAATCGTAGATGGCAAATATGAAATTTTTGACGAAAACGGAATTCTTCTAGAATCATTCATTTGCAAAAATGGAATAGCCAAATTTTATCATGAAAATGGCTGTATAAAAAGGCAGATGTATATATTTAGAGACCAATTTAACGGTTTATGCCAAGAATTTGATACCGAAGGGAATGAAATTTGCTGCTCCTATTATTGCGATGGCGTAGAGTGCGAGTCGGAAGAAGACTTTTTAGACGGCACATTCGAGGAATTGGCCGATTCAGTCTTCTTTTATTATGATAGACAAAGACCAGATTTGGATGAAACATCGTTAAAAATATTCTTCCGAGAAATTTACGAATGGGTAATGTCCCTCCCCGAAGCACAAAAGGAATACAACGATTACACTGAAATTCTGGAAAAACTCACCGATGAGGAAATCCCTTTGGAGCTATTTGTCAGGCGTCTCGTTAGGGAATTCATATTGCGCCTGAGATTGCCGAATGAGCCGTTGATTGAAGCGGAATTGGTCGCCAAGTTGATCAAATATTTGAAGGACGAACAAAACCCTAGAATTTGAATGTTTTTATTTACCACAAGCGGTTATCATCTAAATTCAATTTTTTCGATAATTTCTTTCTTCTGGTAATGAGGATCTTCCCAAAACTTTTTGGGAAGTTTATGATAATTCGGAACATCATTTTCAAGATTAAAAACAAAAATGAGTTCATATCTTTCTCCATTTGCTTTTGCGAATTTCATTTCATCAGGGGACACAAAAAAAGATTGAGAATCACCTGTTTTCACTTCCACATAAAATTCGTTTCCTGCTGAATCTTTGTAAGAAATATCATAATCGCCTGAAATGGCCTGTCCAGGCTTTAAAATATCTAAATCAACATAAGCCTCCGATCGGGGGAAAACGTTTTCTTTCCCATAATTTTGGCAAAGTAAGTTATATACCAACAACTCACCTTTGTTTCCCGCAATCTTTTGGTTTCTTTCCTTTCTGTCCTTACCCTTATTCGTTACAGAGCCTTGTCCCTTTTTCCCATTTTTGGATTCCGTAAACAAAGTTCCTTCTCTATAGCCAATCTCGGTTTCTTCTGGAGTAACACTTCTTAGTTTCGCGTATATATCGTTCTTTTTTTGTTCTGTTTGAGATAGTTCTCGTTCTTTTGAATTCATCCATTCGTTAAACTCATCAATTTTATTGAAATAAATCATTGTTTGCGCTATTGCGCTAGACGAAATATCATCCCCAAATTTATTTTCAGGATTCAATTTCCCGTAATTTGCAGAATATTCATCATCCGCATTCAGAAGAACTTCTAAGCAATCCCAGTCGCCAAATTCTTCTTTTATCTTTGCTCGCACATCAAAAGAAGTACTATTGGGGATTTCTTTAATAACAAACGATTCGAATTTTCGAACTTTATCAATAAATTTATTTTTTAACTCCTCTACCGAACATTTCTGCGATCCTTCATTTTTTATTGTTGTGAATAAATAGTTCTTGTATTTTCTTGATTCGTCTTGAATCAGTTTTCTTGACAATGTTTTGTAATATGGTATTAAATCGATAGAATAGACAAATCCTTCTCTTTGAAATTCTTCAACATTTTTTCCCAGTACCTTTAGAACTTGAATCATTTTTTCAGCATTTAGCACACTTTCAAAGTGTTCGAAATCTATATCTAACGCATCAACATCGTATTTAGAGTCTATTTTATTTACAGTCTGAATAAAATTATTCCTTATTTCTATTTCATAGTTCGTATCATCTATGACATCTAAGGAACCAAATTCCTTTTCAATCAAGAATTCTCGTCCTAATTTATCAGATTCTCTAAACAGTTCACCGATTTTTCCAGATTCAAATTGAGCAGTATTCGCAATATTCTCATAAATTTTTTCAATTGCAATTGAAAGTTTTTTGTTGTCAAAATTTTCCTCAAAGCATGTCACATACCAACAAGATACAGTCTTACGAACAGGCGTATATTCTTCATCAATTGTTGCGTGGTCTCCTCCAATTAGGATTTCTACTTGATTTGCCAATTGTATCGTAAGCTTAGGCCCGTTTTTCGCGATTTTATTGTTTCTAA
The sequence above is drawn from the Fibrobacter sp. UWH4 genome and encodes:
- a CDS encoding toxin-antitoxin system YwqK family antitoxin, with the translated sequence MENDILKTSYPNGNPKLECPIVDGKRNGLCILYYENGNICRKAMFKDDLLDGVEETYHDNGMLRCKILFQQGRPVNGNVVVFDEKGKPALTEFWSNCRCKAFDSQDRLILEYGLFSTSYEGLYKSYFPNGNIKVSCEYSQGKIEGSYKSFYENGCVREEVFFRNGMRDGLEKRFYDTGDIMFETPYTNDKIEGIQKKYNRNGHLIYECPYKNNEKHGTEKFFYDNGRIRIETQLKNGRPEGFEREYYESGALNWTSSFKYGHRDGLQNEFYESGALKRSRFFKNGLMYGHEYTYTESGTTILDCTYYAGALIGDEKQFYENGQLRTCRPYNYGVVADGIVEVYSENGNVLEQEHWENGLCSVFFENGSLKKIFGLKNGVYAGVFKGYFESGQLARECFFKGGSLEGERKDYFENGNLAFECTFKDGKKHGLLHVYYEKGGLKEESLFLDDLILGPSKTYYEDGTLAQETFFGKYGLEDGAEHSYYRSGTMRSETFYIHGKKDGIEKYFFESGAMMSETPYRNGVPEGIAKEYKEDGTLEKEIPYENGVKQGFEKTFSANGAVVRSTMYIDGDACGSHITQYYDDGSVCREVDMNGFLPDGMEFVYHENGALQSKSQYKNGQIVDGKYEIFDENGILLESFICKNGIAKFYHENGCIKRQMYIFRDQFNGLCQEFDTEGNEICCSYYCDGVECESEEDFLDGTFEELADSVFFYYDRQRPDLDETSLKIFFREIYEWVMSLPEAQKEYNDYTEILEKLTDEEIPLELFVRRLVREFILRLRLPNEPLIEAELVAKLIKYLKDEQNPRI